Proteins from one Fragaria vesca subsp. vesca linkage group LG6, FraVesHawaii_1.0, whole genome shotgun sequence genomic window:
- the LOC101291847 gene encoding uncharacterized protein LOC101291847: protein MDIAPSITTTTASTKSPEADSDTPTRIQPAKPISFSNGVLKRHNPTHHHHSHHHNSNIPVTPVVVSYKECLKNHAASLGGHALDGCGEFMPSPTSTPSDPTSLKCAACGCHRNFHRRDPEDNIPAVAPATHVIEYQPHHRHHPPPPIIGHRSPNSASPPPISSSYYPSAPHMLLALSTGLSDNPNNHHGGQIVSPGGPNSRKRFRTKFSQEQKDKMFQFAERVGWKMQKRDEDIVHEFCNEIGVDKGVLKVWMHNNKNTFAKRDGVVSGSGGALNGISATVTARIPNNTSLDEQLHNNMNGNNNNNNTSNDDDEEDDHPNHHHHNGGGSLGNIPNPNHHHYQVGRDHPHGVTNGGSSSSS, encoded by the coding sequence ATGGATATAGCGCCTTCCATCACCACCACCACCGCCAGCACAAAGTCCCCGGAAGCCGACAGTGATACTCCGACCCGGATCCAGCCAGCCAAGCCCATCTCCTTCAGCAACGGCGTCCTCAAACGTCACAACCCAACCCACCACCACCACAGCCACCACCACAACAGTAACATACCCGTGACGCCTGTAGTCGTCAGCTACAAAGAATGCCTCAAGAACCACGCCGCCAGCTTAGGGGGACACGCCCTCGACGGTTGCGGCGAGTTCATGCCTTCCCCCACCTCCACCCCATCCGACCCCACCTCGCTAAAATGCGCTGCCTGCGGATGCCACCGCAATTTCCACCGCCGTGACCCGGAGGACAATATCCCGGCTGTAGCTCCGGCGACTCATGTCATCGAGTACCAGCCCCACCACCGCCACCACCCGCCTCCGCCAATCATCGGACACCGAAGCCCCAATTCAGCTTCCCCGCCACCGATCTCCTCCTCCTACTACCCATCAGCTCCCCACATGCTGCTAGCTCTCTCCACCGGACTCTCCGACAATCCGAACAACCACCACGGCGGTCAGATTGTCTCCCCCGGCGGGCCTAATTCCAGGAAGCGGTTCCGGACCAAGTTCAGCCAAGAACAGAAGGACAAGATGTTCCAGTTTGCGGAACGAGTCGGGTGGAAGATGCAGAAGCGCGACGAGGACATCGTCCATGAGTTCTGCAACGAAATCGGAGTCGACAAAGGTGTTCTCAAAGTGTGGATGCACAACAACAAGAACACTTTCGCTAAGCGCGACGGTGTCGTCAGCGGTAGCGGTGGCGCTCTTAACGGCATTAGCGCCACCGTTACGGCTAGAATCCCCAACAACACCTCTCTTGATGAACAACTCCACAACAACATGAACGGTAACAACAACAATAACAACACCAGCAACGACGACGACGAGGAAGACGATCATCCGAACCACCACCACCACAACGGCGGTGGGAGCCTGGGCAACATCCCGAACCCGAATCACCATCACTACCAGGTTGGCCGCGATCACCCGCACGGTGTCACTAACGGTGGTTCGTCATCTTCTTCTTGA
- the LOC101293325 gene encoding gibberellin-regulated protein 4-like, with the protein MAMVKFVAALLLSLLAISMLQTMVMANHGHGGHHKGNNQYGPGSLKSYQCPSQCTRRCSKTQYHKPCMFFCQKCCSKCLCVPPGFYGNKAVCPCYNNWKTKEGGPKCP; encoded by the exons ATGGCCATGGTCAAGTTTGTTGCTGCTTTGCTCCTGTCACTCCTTGCAATCTCCATGCTCCAAACCATG GTTATGGCAAATCATGGGCATGGAGGTCACCACAAAGGCAAT AACCAATATGGACCAGGGAGTCTCAAGAGCTACC AATGCCCATCACAGTGCACAAGGAGGTGCAGCAAGACCCAATACCACAAGCCTTGCATGTTCTTCTGCCAGAAATGCTGCAGCAAGTGCCTGTGTGTGCCCCCAGGTTTCTATGGGAACAAGGCTGTGTGCCCTTGCTACAACAACTGGAAGACCAAGGAAGGAGGACCCAAATGCCCTTGA